The following are from one region of the Methanoculleus caldifontis genome:
- a CDS encoding ArsR/SmtB family transcription factor, translated as MAEDEKYQDASLPLPPGVEESLCRCGGIAGLVEQLPDDATLEQESGIHRALADPLRLKILAMLSVQPLCVCVIKAVLGIADSKLSYHLSVLKKAGLIAGEAQGNWIVYRLTPDGSLRAPQALSGTGCCKKE; from the coding sequence ATGGCGGAAGACGAAAAATACCAGGATGCATCCCTGCCCCTCCCTCCCGGAGTGGAGGAATCCCTCTGCCGGTGCGGCGGCATCGCAGGGCTGGTGGAGCAGTTGCCGGACGATGCAACGCTTGAGCAGGAGAGCGGCATCCACCGCGCGCTCGCCGATCCTCTCCGCCTCAAGATCCTCGCGATGCTCTCCGTGCAGCCGCTCTGCGTCTGCGTCATCAAGGCGGTGCTCGGGATAGCGGACTCGAAGCTCTCCTACCACCTCTCGGTCCTGAAGAAGGCGGGGCTGATCGCCGGCGAGGCTCAGGGGAACTGGATCGTCTACCGGCTGACCCCCGACGGCAGTCTCCGGGCGCCGCAGGCACTGAGCGGCACCGGGTGCTGTAAAAAAGAGTAA
- a CDS encoding carbamoyltransferase family protein has product MIILGINYIYHDSTACVVKDGKLIASLEEERLNREKHTYAFPKQAIARCLEIAGLTAEEIDHIAISFRPDLERPRKIAYALKLGWKTRAFSSKELGFALFATRAFRLWFDATFTKDRKPEVHFVPHHLSHAAGSFFVSPYESAALLSLDGWGEWATTFKGVGRGTTVECFAQDLFPYSLGAVYEVPTDFCGFRTSYDEGKTMGLAPLGNPDTFSGIVEKIFWVNEDMSIGVDLSYFDFQHYGPRCSKKFYETFGQARQKTRDARFEQHHLDVAAAFQKQLEECVLKIARQLRERTQEDYLVISGGVTLNSVANGRLVRESGFEDLYVMPAAGDNGTAIGAAYYLYNSILGQPRTYVHDDPYVGTGYGNGTIQKLLEECKLEHRYLPDGQLEAVTARLLQSGQIVGWFQGRMEIGPRALGNRSILANPTLPDMKDKINAEVKHREAFRPFAPSCPVEDTPQYFEQHVADPFMLKVCRVRPEKQAVIPAVTHVDGTARLQTVHRETNPRFHRLLKEFEKLTGVPVLLNTSFNVMGEPIVESPQDAIRCFFSTGLDYLVLGNYVVGKQPGMLPDVPGVRAFATSRSPPISLDREAAGDPVPLPVAGDQPCLLRDRETVGRS; this is encoded by the coding sequence ATGATTATTCTTGGCATCAATTACATCTACCACGACTCCACGGCCTGTGTGGTCAAAGACGGCAAACTGATCGCCTCACTGGAAGAGGAGCGGCTGAACCGGGAAAAACATACCTATGCGTTCCCCAAACAGGCGATTGCACGCTGTCTGGAGATTGCCGGGTTAACGGCCGAAGAGATCGACCATATCGCGATCTCGTTTCGGCCCGACCTGGAAAGACCAAGAAAAATTGCCTACGCCCTGAAGTTGGGATGGAAGACCAGGGCCTTCTCCTCCAAGGAACTGGGCTTCGCCCTCTTCGCAACAAGAGCCTTCAGGCTCTGGTTCGATGCAACATTCACAAAGGACAGGAAGCCGGAGGTGCATTTCGTTCCCCACCACCTCTCTCATGCAGCCGGCTCGTTCTTCGTCAGCCCCTATGAGAGCGCTGCTCTGCTGTCGCTGGACGGGTGGGGCGAGTGGGCCACGACGTTCAAGGGGGTCGGGCGGGGCACTACCGTTGAGTGCTTCGCCCAGGATCTCTTCCCTTACTCCCTGGGCGCGGTGTATGAAGTGCCCACCGACTTCTGCGGGTTCCGGACCAGTTATGATGAGGGCAAGACCATGGGACTGGCGCCGCTCGGCAATCCCGATACCTTCTCCGGGATCGTGGAGAAGATCTTCTGGGTCAACGAGGATATGTCCATAGGCGTGGACCTCTCCTACTTCGATTTTCAGCACTACGGACCACGCTGCTCGAAAAAATTCTACGAGACGTTCGGTCAGGCCCGGCAGAAGACCCGGGACGCCAGATTCGAGCAGCACCACCTGGACGTGGCGGCGGCTTTTCAGAAGCAGCTCGAGGAATGTGTACTGAAGATCGCCCGCCAGCTGCGTGAACGCACGCAGGAGGACTATCTGGTGATCTCCGGCGGGGTCACCCTCAACAGCGTGGCGAACGGCCGGCTGGTGCGGGAGAGCGGATTTGAGGACCTCTACGTGATGCCGGCGGCCGGCGATAACGGGACGGCCATCGGCGCTGCATACTATCTGTATAACAGCATACTGGGCCAGCCCCGCACCTACGTCCACGACGATCCTTATGTCGGCACCGGGTACGGGAACGGGACTATCCAGAAGCTGCTCGAGGAGTGCAAACTGGAGCATCGCTACCTCCCGGACGGCCAACTGGAGGCCGTAACCGCACGCTTGCTCCAGAGCGGCCAGATCGTCGGCTGGTTTCAGGGCCGAATGGAGATCGGGCCCCGGGCTCTCGGCAACCGTTCAATTCTCGCCAACCCGACGCTGCCGGACATGAAAGACAAGATCAATGCAGAGGTCAAGCACCGGGAAGCGTTCCGGCCCTTCGCGCCCTCCTGCCCGGTCGAAGACACCCCGCAGTACTTCGAACAGCACGTGGCGGATCCGTTCATGCTGAAGGTATGCCGTGTGCGGCCGGAGAAGCAGGCAGTCATACCGGCCGTCACCCATGTGGACGGCACGGCCCGACTGCAGACGGTCCACCGGGAGACCAACCCGCGGTTTCACCGACTGCTGAAAGAGTTCGAGAAACTCACCGGCGTCCCGGTATTGCTGAACACGAGTTTCAACGTGATGGGCGAGCCGATCGTGGAGTCGCCGCAGGATGCCATCCGCTGCTTCTTCTCCACCGGTCTGGACTACCTGGTGTTGGGGAACTACGTCGTCGGCAAGCAGCCCGGCATGCTTCCCGATGTACCGGGGGTCCGGGCGTTCGCAACCTCCCGCAGCCCGCCGATCTCTCTGGATCGAGAGGCTGCGGGGGATCCGGTGCCCCTGCCGGTCGCCGGCGATCAGCCCTGCCTTCTTCGGGACCGGGAGACGGTAGGTCGGTCTTGA
- a CDS encoding pyrroline-5-carboxylate reductase family protein: MDSTSVGFIGGGRIVRIILTGWEKAGSMPERVIVSDPNPAALAALKERFPAIEVAGDDNARPASADIVVLGLHPPAVGAVLPAIAPALRSEALLVSLAPKWKIAGIAGGLGGRRAIVRMIPNAPATVGSGYNPVAFSDGVTPEQRRQFERVFGTLGEMPEVAEEKLEAYAVLTAMGPTYFWFQWYELLDLARSFGLTDAEAKEGLAAMVEGALRTMKSPDLTPDAVIDLVPVRPIAAGEEAIREIYRTNLTGLYRKLAE, from the coding sequence ATGGACAGTACAAGCGTCGGTTTCATCGGCGGCGGCAGGATCGTGCGGATCATCCTGACCGGGTGGGAGAAGGCCGGATCAATGCCGGAGCGGGTCATCGTGAGCGATCCGAACCCGGCGGCGCTCGCCGCACTCAAGGAACGGTTCCCGGCGATCGAGGTCGCCGGCGACGACAACGCCCGGCCGGCGTCGGCGGATATCGTGGTTCTCGGCCTGCACCCGCCTGCCGTCGGAGCGGTGCTGCCGGCGATCGCCCCGGCCCTCCGGAGCGAGGCGCTCCTCGTCTCGCTCGCGCCGAAGTGGAAGATCGCCGGGATTGCCGGGGGACTCGGCGGCAGGCGGGCGATCGTCCGGATGATCCCGAACGCTCCGGCGACCGTCGGGAGCGGCTACAACCCGGTCGCGTTCTCCGACGGGGTGACGCCCGAACAGAGGCGGCAGTTTGAGCGGGTCTTTGGCACGCTCGGCGAGATGCCGGAGGTTGCTGAGGAGAAGCTCGAGGCATACGCCGTCCTGACCGCCATGGGGCCGACCTACTTCTGGTTCCAGTGGTACGAACTCCTCGACCTCGCACGGTCGTTCGGGCTTACCGACGCCGAGGCAAAGGAAGGGCTCGCCGCGATGGTCGAGGGGGCGCTCCGGACGATGAAGAGTCCGGACCTCACGCCCGATGCCGTGATTGACCTCGTCCCTGTCAGGCCGATCGCCGCCGGCGAGGAGGCCATCCGGGAGATCTACCGGACGAACCTGACCGGACTCTACCGCAAGCTCGCTGAATAA
- a CDS encoding permease has translation MDAASNLITAGQFFVVIAGELVLLFVGITFLVGLLQAYIPEERIRSVLAGRRQGVGNVIGAGFGALTPFCSCSTIPILLGLLDIGIPFGVCMSFLLASPLLNPVILALLVALVGVVPTAIYAAFTFTAAVVLGWLLGRFGYERYVKDVMVEGRPEPCGCAATHGTRIRGAVSFAVGLFRQVLPYLLLGAGIGAFIYGFVPEDLIVAVAGPGNPLAIPVAAVIGVPMYIRAETLIPISAVLLEKGMGIGAVMALIIGGAGASIPEVTLLAAIFERRLLAAFVAIILGVAVLAGVAFQAIAVL, from the coding sequence ATGGATGCCGCTTCGAACCTGATCACCGCCGGACAGTTCTTCGTCGTCATTGCCGGGGAACTGGTCCTGCTCTTTGTGGGGATCACCTTCCTCGTCGGGCTCCTCCAGGCCTACATCCCCGAAGAGCGGATCCGGAGCGTGCTTGCCGGGAGGCGGCAGGGCGTCGGGAATGTTATCGGGGCCGGGTTCGGGGCCCTCACCCCGTTCTGCTCCTGCTCGACGATCCCGATCCTGCTCGGCCTCCTCGACATCGGGATCCCGTTTGGGGTCTGCATGTCGTTCCTGCTCGCATCCCCGCTCTTAAACCCGGTGATCCTCGCCCTCCTCGTCGCGCTCGTCGGGGTCGTCCCGACCGCCATCTACGCCGCCTTCACCTTCACGGCCGCAGTCGTGCTGGGCTGGCTCCTCGGCCGGTTCGGGTACGAACGTTATGTCAAGGACGTCATGGTCGAAGGGAGACCGGAACCCTGCGGTTGCGCCGCAACCCACGGCACCCGCATCCGGGGAGCCGTCTCTTTCGCGGTCGGTCTCTTCCGGCAGGTGCTCCCCTACCTCCTGCTCGGCGCCGGGATCGGGGCGTTCATCTACGGGTTCGTCCCCGAAGACCTGATCGTCGCGGTCGCGGGGCCGGGCAACCCCCTCGCCATCCCGGTCGCGGCGGTCATCGGCGTGCCGATGTACATCCGGGCGGAGACGCTCATCCCGATCAGTGCCGTCCTTCTCGAGAAGGGGATGGGGATCGGCGCCGTGATGGCGCTGATCATCGGCGGCGCGGGAGCGAGCATTCCGGAAGTGACGCTGCTTGCCGCGATCTTCGAGCGGCGCCTACTCGCCGCGTTCGTGGCGATCATCCTCGGGGTCGCCGTCCTGGCCGGCGTGGCGTTCCAGGCCATTGCCGTTCTCTGA
- the pdxT gene encoding pyridoxal 5'-phosphate synthase glutaminase subunit PdxT, translating to MGVKVGVLALQGDVAEHITAFHDALADRPGSSVVVVRTAADLADLDALAIPGGESTTISRLIGKNGLYEPLAGFEGGIFATCAGMVLIADRVDDPRVRPLSLIPMHVARNAFGRQVDSREAMLEVAGLAEPFRGVFIRAPVATGVGSDVEVLARIPEGIVAVRHGRHMAFAFHPELGGDLRLHRMFLAGLGV from the coding sequence GTTAAGGTAGGCGTTCTCGCGCTCCAGGGCGACGTCGCCGAGCATATCACGGCGTTCCACGATGCCCTCGCCGACCGGCCGGGCTCGTCGGTCGTGGTCGTCCGAACGGCAGCGGATCTCGCGGACCTCGACGCCCTCGCGATCCCGGGCGGGGAGTCGACGACGATTTCCAGGTTGATCGGGAAGAACGGGCTCTATGAGCCGCTCGCCGGGTTCGAGGGCGGGATCTTCGCCACCTGCGCCGGGATGGTCCTCATCGCGGACCGGGTGGACGACCCCAGGGTCCGGCCCCTTTCCCTCATCCCGATGCACGTCGCACGGAACGCCTTCGGGCGGCAGGTCGACTCCCGCGAAGCGATGCTCGAGGTCGCGGGCCTCGCCGAACCCTTCCGGGGAGTCTTCATCCGGGCCCCGGTGGCGACGGGTGTCGGCTCCGACGTCGAGGTGCTCGCCCGCATCCCGGAGGGGATCGTTGCCGTCCGGCACGGCCGGCATATGGCGTTCGCCTTCCACCCGGAGCTCGGCGGGGATCTGCGCCTGCACCGGATGTTTCTGGCGGGGCTCGGGGTGTAG